One region of Sulfurisphaera ohwakuensis genomic DNA includes:
- a CDS encoding TatD family hydrolase, with product MLVDAHAHIDVKDFDKDRDQILKKCNIIVVNAGVDLESNLKSLELEKKYSNVIAAVGFHPEFVKDKINELDKCLELVEKARIISEVGLDYFWVKEDELRKKEIEILSRFLEIGEKEQKPLIIHVRGGFNDLVTILSSYKVKFVIHAFEGSIKNAKRVIELGGLISMPPILLRDKTRQEIIKNVDLEYILTETDSPFMAHEKMIRNEPCNVQLTIEKIAELKNIDIQEVEKKIENNFKKLLYL from the coding sequence ATGCTAGTAGATGCGCACGCTCATATAGATGTTAAGGATTTTGATAAAGACAGAGATCAAATACTAAAAAAATGTAACATAATAGTAGTAAATGCAGGAGTAGATTTAGAAAGTAACTTAAAATCGCTTGAATTAGAAAAAAAATATAGTAATGTTATCGCAGCAGTAGGATTTCACCCAGAATTTGTCAAAGATAAAATAAATGAATTAGATAAATGTTTAGAACTTGTTGAAAAGGCAAGAATAATTAGTGAAGTAGGATTAGATTATTTTTGGGTAAAAGAAGATGAACTAAGAAAGAAAGAAATAGAGATCTTATCTAGGTTTTTAGAGATAGGTGAAAAAGAGCAAAAACCATTAATTATACACGTTAGAGGAGGATTTAATGACCTTGTTACCATTTTATCATCATATAAGGTTAAGTTTGTTATTCATGCATTTGAAGGAAGTATAAAAAATGCAAAAAGAGTTATTGAATTAGGTGGATTAATCTCTATGCCTCCAATACTTTTGAGAGATAAAACAAGACAAGAGATCATAAAAAATGTGGACTTAGAATATATTTTAACTGAAACTGATTCACCTTTTATGGCTCATGAGAAGATGATTAGAAACGAACCATGTAATGTACAATTAACAATAGAGAAGATTGCAGAATTAAAAAACATTGATATTCAAGAAGTAGAGAAAAAAATAGAAAATAACTTTAAAAAATTACTTTACTTATGA
- a CDS encoding oxidase, with amino-acid sequence MKKETWEWIWTGFAILLLAIVVVTTLPQVFTVGGTSTVFSADIPSNTPTSMVIQTTVYAEEYVFMVQEHGGGIDSELVLPNGTVLPYYYNLMVVHPGQYLNMTMYAVMGKTATENMYIPVYNSKYVVDTQIVPGLTQYAVWYAATSSGTPIAEGAYAFLDGEYNGPWFSYDVGEILVIPTSGYFSPNDISSYISSSNAAHSSGLVGDPYNPPIIVVSGSSPVLYAVSDKYAAFNDSIPGPTFIINANSTATLKLYIPTPDNDHNWLDNYTASGTPEPMTGLYVGVYAVWWNGTITPVAYQMLNASTYNTYMTFTFRANAPAYVYGIIYPAYYVYNLDGMSNPLTGEQAGYLMSLWGTILVEG; translated from the coding sequence ATGAAGAAAGAAACTTGGGAATGGATTTGGACTGGATTTGCAATTTTACTTTTAGCAATAGTTGTAGTTACAACTTTACCTCAAGTATTTACTGTTGGAGGTACGTCTACTGTTTTTTCTGCTGATATTCCATCAAACACTCCTACTTCAATGGTGATACAAACTACTGTATACGCTGAAGAGTACGTATTTATGGTTCAAGAACATGGAGGAGGAATAGATTCAGAATTAGTGTTACCAAATGGTACAGTTTTGCCATACTACTATAATCTAATGGTAGTTCATCCCGGTCAGTATCTGAATATGACGATGTATGCTGTTATGGGCAAGACTGCAACTGAGAACATGTATATACCAGTATATAATTCCAAGTATGTTGTAGATACTCAAATTGTACCTGGACTAACTCAATATGCTGTATGGTATGCTGCTACTTCAAGTGGTACACCAATCGCTGAAGGTGCATACGCATTCTTAGATGGTGAATATAACGGTCCATGGTTCTCTTATGATGTAGGTGAAATATTAGTTATTCCAACAAGTGGTTATTTCTCACCTAATGATATAAGCAGTTACATTAGCTCTTCAAACGCCGCGCACTCTAGTGGCCTAGTCGGTGACCCCTATAATCCACCAATAATAGTAGTCTCAGGTTCCTCACCAGTGTTATATGCAGTCTCCGATAAATACGCTGCATTTAATGATTCAATACCCGGTCCGACATTTATAATAAATGCTAACTCAACTGCTACATTAAAACTATACATACCGACTCCAGATAATGATCATAATTGGCTGGACAATTATACTGCTAGTGGGACTCCAGAACCAATGACTGGTCTGTATGTTGGTGTCTATGCAGTTTGGTGGAATGGTACAATAACTCCAGTAGCATATCAAATGCTTAATGCATCAACATATAATACTTATATGACATTTACATTTAGGGCAAATGCACCAGCATATGTTTATGGAATTATTTATCCAGCATACTATGTATATAACTTAGATGGAATGTCTAATCCGCTAACTGGTGAACAAGCAGGTTATTTAATGTCTTTATGGGGAACAATTTTGGTTGAAGGGTGA
- a CDS encoding cbb3-type cytochrome c oxidase subunit I, with amino-acid sequence MGLKDIIVALFQLDKDWTTRIVMGMLVLGVIWGLLGVIDSLMVRIQETMWSTYGVLPFTPQEYYAGITLHAERDLFGFAQQVIYAIIIYFTIKLLNLQPRAKWLLNLAFVLLNISMMFMEGPILIVTAQGFDNYFSATSWYYLSPIGIPNYSLYVVSPLFFIGWILNDAFVYLAGIWIVYHYYLASKQIKEKLPVPLVFFLMIILLFMIGYSGVTVADVWDILAFAGVVGLNVIANQIAFWIFGHAVVYMAWLPAVAAMYLLIPTLANKPLYSDKMGRVAAVLYLIFSNNIPIHHLYMVNLPVALKVLQEILTYAVTVPTFMTFLNLWATAKGANVSWNVITAFTATGFAGSILAGVTGISNATISFDAVVHNTMWVVGHFHAMILLGIVPEAMAVLYFMLPMMTGRSWYSIKAAWIHFWGYLIGSVFLVIGFELLGLDGILRRAEIVPRVPYIIDAENLATVGAIIAELATLVWFLNLVMSLVKGRVLKAEGLSLGQLINTVAMQLDWSNSGFSLRDIEIKLNHSRLSKKAIAGWWGIAIFGAILIIISAIPLVLVGDASNPADPLEWAWISLLTLGIILSAIGALKGAKTV; translated from the coding sequence GTGGGACTTAAGGATATTATAGTTGCATTATTCCAATTAGATAAAGATTGGACTACTAGAATTGTTATGGGAATGTTGGTATTAGGTGTTATATGGGGATTATTAGGTGTTATTGATTCACTAATGGTTAGAATACAAGAAACGATGTGGAGTACATATGGTGTTTTACCGTTTACACCACAAGAGTATTATGCAGGAATAACATTACATGCTGAAAGAGATCTATTTGGTTTTGCGCAACAAGTAATTTATGCAATAATAATTTACTTTACTATAAAATTACTTAATCTTCAACCAAGAGCTAAATGGTTATTAAATCTTGCTTTTGTGTTGTTAAATATTTCTATGATGTTCATGGAAGGACCAATACTAATTGTAACTGCTCAGGGTTTTGATAATTACTTCTCAGCAACTTCTTGGTATTATCTTTCACCAATTGGTATTCCAAACTATTCATTATACGTAGTTAGCCCCTTATTCTTCATAGGTTGGATATTAAATGATGCGTTTGTCTATTTAGCAGGTATTTGGATAGTGTATCATTACTACTTAGCATCAAAACAAATTAAAGAAAAATTACCAGTACCATTAGTCTTCTTCTTAATGATTATCTTACTTTTCATGATTGGATATTCTGGTGTTACTGTCGCTGATGTTTGGGATATATTAGCTTTTGCTGGTGTTGTCGGATTAAATGTAATTGCTAACCAGATTGCATTCTGGATATTTGGTCACGCAGTAGTCTATATGGCGTGGTTACCAGCTGTTGCTGCAATGTATTTATTAATTCCAACTTTAGCAAACAAACCACTTTATAGTGATAAAATGGGTAGAGTTGCGGCTGTACTTTACTTAATCTTCTCCAATAATATACCAATTCATCACTTATACATGGTTAACTTACCAGTTGCTCTAAAGGTATTACAAGAGATATTAACCTATGCTGTAACTGTACCAACATTTATGACATTCCTTAACTTATGGGCTACTGCTAAGGGAGCTAATGTTTCATGGAATGTAATTACAGCTTTTACTGCTACTGGCTTTGCTGGTTCAATATTAGCTGGTGTTACTGGGATTTCAAATGCAACAATTTCCTTTGATGCAGTAGTTCATAATACTATGTGGGTAGTTGGACACTTCCATGCTATGATCTTATTAGGTATTGTTCCAGAAGCTATGGCAGTATTATACTTCATGTTACCAATGATGACTGGTAGGAGCTGGTATTCGATAAAGGCTGCATGGATTCACTTCTGGGGCTATTTGATAGGATCTGTATTTTTAGTTATAGGTTTTGAATTACTAGGTCTAGATGGAATATTAAGAAGGGCTGAAATAGTTCCTAGAGTTCCATATATTATAGATGCTGAGAATTTGGCTACTGTTGGAGCAATTATTGCTGAATTAGCTACATTAGTTTGGTTCTTAAACTTAGTAATGTCACTAGTAAAAGGTAGAGTATTAAAGGCTGAAGGTTTATCATTAGGCCAATTAATTAATACTGTAGCAATGCAATTAGATTGGTCTAACTCTGGCTTTAGCTTAAGAGATATAGAAATAAAGTTAAATCATTCAAGGCTAAGTAAAAAGGCTATTGCTGGATGGTGGGGAATTGCAATATTTGGTGCTATCCTAATAATCATAAGTGCTATTCCACTAGTTCTAGTTGGTGATGCCTCTAATCCAGCTGATCCATTAGAATGGGCATGGATCTCCTTACTTACTTTAGGTATAATTTTATCTGCTATAGGTGCATTAAAAGGGGCTAAGACAGTTTAA